Genomic DNA from Streptomyces diastaticus subsp. diastaticus:
CGGAGTCCGCCGCCAGTTCCTCCTCCAGCCAGGTCCTGCCCCGGGTCCGTGCTGTCAGCCGGACCGCGCCGAGCCGTGGGGCGAGCCGTTCCGCCTCGGCGTCGACCGCTGCCCGGGCGTCCGCGCCGACGTCCTCCAGGTAGCGGCAGACCAGCGCGCCGTCCCGGTCCTGCGCCCAGCCGCCGACGATCCGGCCGCACCACCATACGGAGGGGCCGATGTTGCCCGCCCGGTCGTAGAGGCGGTCCCGGTGCGGGCCCAGGTACCAGGCGCGGGAGTGCCATCCCATGGGGGTCGGGTCGAGCGCGGGCAGCAGCGCCGCCCAGGGCTCGGGGCCGGGGACCGGGTCGAGGTCGTCGGCCAGGACCAGCCCGGTCGTGCCGTCGTCCAGCTCCACCTCGGCCGGGGCCACCTCCTTCAGCGCCCGCGTGGTCTGCGTCTTGGTCCACCCCGCCCACCAGCGCAGATCCTCCGCCGTGCCGGGCCCGTACGCCCGCAGCCAGAGCCGGGCCAGCTCCGCGCGGGCCGCCTCGGTCTCCCAGGGGGCGAGTCCGTCGGGCAGCCAGGCGGAGAGCGGGGACCAGCGGTACTGGTGCGAGGTCCACGAGCCGCGCGGCCGGCCGCGTACCGCCTTGCCCTCGGCCGCGAGCAGAAGCAGCAGGCGGGCCGCCACGCTCTGGCCGCGCGCGTGCGGGGAGGCGCCGCCGATCCGCACCTGCGCGGCGAGCCGGGCGTCGTCGGCGGCCAGCTCGGCGGCGGTGGCCTCGCCCCGGGCGGCCAGGGAGGCGAGTGCCGCCTCCTCCGCGCCGGCCAGCCACCCGGCGGCGGCGCCGTCGGGGGCCAGCTCCGAGGCGGCGACGAAACCCTCCAGCTTGCGGCGTTCACGGGCCGCCACCTCGCGGGAGCAGGCGGCCTGGAGGACGGCGGCCGTCTCCGCCGGCGCCACGAAGACGGTTCTGCGCATCGCCAGCAGCCTGACCAGCGCCCGGTCCTCGTACAGGGCGTGCTCCACCGATGCCGCGTCCGCCTGCTCGTCCCGGGTGCGGGCCCAGGCGGCGACGTGGACCGAGGACGGGTCGGTGGAGTGCAGCGCGACCACCGCGCGCGCCGCCCCGGCCGGGCCGTCGGCCCGCGCGGACGGCGCGAGCGCGTGCCGCACCCCCAGCCGCGCGCGCCGCTGCCCGTCCGTCATCCGATACGCCATCCGTGCCTCCGGGGTGAGAACCGCGCGCCGAGTGCCATGGAGCCTAAGCTGTCCGTCCCTCGCATGACGGGAGTGCGCCGTGCTGGCGCGCGGGCCCCAGGTCACCGGGGGCGCGCGGACGGGCCGGGGCGCCCCGCGGCGGGTAAAGTGGCTGAGTAAGGCGGGTCACCCGCCCGCGCACACGACGCCCCGGGGCGCTTGGGAGAAAGACACGAGCGCGGGGGCGTTTCGCTGTGTCTTCGTGGGAGTGACCTGCTCCGGTTTGCGTGGGAATGTGAGACTCATGCGTTTTCTTGAGCCCGGTACCGGTCGCCACACCTCGATACCCCCGGTCGCGTACGACCTGACCTATGACGACGTCTTCATGGTGCCGCGTCGCTCCGCAGTCGGCTCCCGCCAGGCCGTCGACCTCTCCTCGCCCGACGGGTCGGGGACCACCATCCCGCTCGTGGTGGCCAACATGACCGCCATCGCCGGACGCCGCATGGCCGAGACCACCGCCCGGCGCGGCGGCCTCACCGTCATCCCGCAGGACATCCCGATCGAGGTCGTCACCGAGGTCACCCGGTGGGTGAAGCAGCGCCACCTGGTGCTGGACACGCCGATCGTGCTCGCCCCCACCCAGACCGTCGGGGACGCCCTGTCGCTGCTGCCCAAGCGCGCGCACAACGCCGGTGTCGTCGTCGACGAGGACCACCGGCCGGTGGGCGTCGTCACCGACCAGGACCTGACCGACGTCGACCGCTTCACGCAGCTCGCCGACGTGATGTCCCGCGACCTGCTCCTGCTCGACGCCGACATCGCCCCCGGCGACGCCTTCGACACCCTCGACGGCGCCAACCGCCGCTACGCCCCCGCCGTCGGCGCCGACGGCCGCCTGGCCGGCATCCTCACCCGCACCGGCGCCCTGAGGGCCACGCTCTACCAGCCCAACGTCGACGCCCAGGGCCGGCTGCGGATCGCCGCCGCCGTCGGGATCAACGGCGACGTGGCCGGCAAGGCCCGCCAACTGCTGGACGCCGGGGTCGACACGCTCGTCGTGGACACCGCCCATGGCCACCAGGAGTCGATGATCAAGGCGGTCCGCGCGGTCCGAGCCCTCGACCCGCAGGTGCCGATCGTGGCGGGCAACATCGTCGCCGCCGAGGGCGTCCGCGACCTCGTCGAGGCCGGCGCCGACATCATCAAGGTCGGTGTCGGACCGGGCGCCATGTGCACCACGCGCATGATGACCGGCGTCGGCCGCCCCCAGTTCTCCGCCGTCCTGGAGTGCGCCGCCGAGGCCCGCGCCCTCGGCAAGCACGTGTGGGCCGACGGCGGCGTCCGGCACCCGCGTGACGTGGCGATGGCGGTGGCCGCCGGCGCCTCCAACGTCATGATCGGCTCCTGGTTCGCCGGCACCTACGAGTCGCCCGGCGACCTCCAGCAGTCCGCCGACGGCCGCCTCTACAAGGAGTCGTACGGCATGGCCTCGGCCCGCGCCGTGCGCAACCGCACCAGCGAGGAATCGGCGTACGACCGCGCCCGCAAGGCGCTCTTCGAGGAGGGCATCTCCACCTCGCGGATGTTCCTCGACCCGCACCGGCCGGGCGTCGAGGACCTGATCGACTCGATCATCGCGGGCGTCCGCTCCTCCTGCACCTACGCCGGGGCCGCCAGCCTCGCCGAGTTCGCCGAGCGGGCCGTCGTCGGCGTCCAGAGCGCCGCCGGCTACGCCGAGGGCAAGCCGCTGCACGCCAGCTGGAACTGACCCGGCCGTACCCCCGCCCGCGGGCCGGGCCCCCACCGGGGCCCGGCCCGCGGGCGTACACCGCCGAGGAGCGGCCGTGTTCTACTGCACGATGTGCGACTGAACGACCTCGACGAACGCATCGTCCACGCCCTCGCCGACGACGCCCGCCGTTCCTATGCCGACATCGGTACCCTCGTCGGCCTCTCCGCCCCCGCCGTCAAACGCCGCGTCGACCGGCTCCGCGCCGAGGGCGCCATCACCGGGTTCACCGTGCGGGTCGACCCCGCCGCGCTCGGCTGGCGCACCGAGGGGTACATCGAGATCTACTGCCGTCCGCACACCTCGCCCCAGGACATCCGGCGCGGCCTGGAACGCTATCCGGAGGTGGCCGCGGCCTCCACCGTCACCGGCGAGGCCGACGCCCTCGCGCAGATCTTCGCCGCCGACATGCGCCACTTCGAGGACGTCCTCGAA
This window encodes:
- a CDS encoding winged helix DNA-binding domain-containing protein — protein: MTDGQRRARLGVRHALAPSARADGPAGAARAVVALHSTDPSSVHVAAWARTRDEQADAASVEHALYEDRALVRLLAMRRTVFVAPAETAAVLQAACSREVAARERRKLEGFVAASELAPDGAAAGWLAGAEEAALASLAARGEATAAELAADDARLAAQVRIGGASPHARGQSVAARLLLLLAAEGKAVRGRPRGSWTSHQYRWSPLSAWLPDGLAPWETEAARAELARLWLRAYGPGTAEDLRWWAGWTKTQTTRALKEVAPAEVELDDGTTGLVLADDLDPVPGPEPWAALLPALDPTPMGWHSRAWYLGPHRDRLYDRAGNIGPSVWWCGRIVGGWAQDRDGALVCRYLEDVGADARAAVDAEAERLAPRLGAVRLTARTRGRTWLEEELAADSG
- a CDS encoding GuaB1 family IMP dehydrogenase-related protein, which produces MRFLEPGTGRHTSIPPVAYDLTYDDVFMVPRRSAVGSRQAVDLSSPDGSGTTIPLVVANMTAIAGRRMAETTARRGGLTVIPQDIPIEVVTEVTRWVKQRHLVLDTPIVLAPTQTVGDALSLLPKRAHNAGVVVDEDHRPVGVVTDQDLTDVDRFTQLADVMSRDLLLLDADIAPGDAFDTLDGANRRYAPAVGADGRLAGILTRTGALRATLYQPNVDAQGRLRIAAAVGINGDVAGKARQLLDAGVDTLVVDTAHGHQESMIKAVRAVRALDPQVPIVAGNIVAAEGVRDLVEAGADIIKVGVGPGAMCTTRMMTGVGRPQFSAVLECAAEARALGKHVWADGGVRHPRDVAMAVAAGASNVMIGSWFAGTYESPGDLQQSADGRLYKESYGMASARAVRNRTSEESAYDRARKALFEEGISTSRMFLDPHRPGVEDLIDSIIAGVRSSCTYAGAASLAEFAERAVVGVQSAAGYAEGKPLHASWN
- a CDS encoding Lrp/AsnC family transcriptional regulator, translated to MRLNDLDERIVHALADDARRSYADIGTLVGLSAPAVKRRVDRLRAEGAITGFTVRVDPAALGWRTEGYIEIYCRPHTSPQDIRRGLERYPEVAAASTVTGEADALAQIFAADMRHFEDVLERIAGEPYVERTKSVLVLSPLLRRTHVTSTTG